The Fusobacterium sp. genomic interval CTTACATCACAAGTGATATGACCTGGAAATTCACATACATTTTCTACCACTATTTTTTCTTTTCTTTCTACAGCAGTACCACATACACCACTTCCTATTTGAATTCTAGTAGTGGCAGGCATTCCACAAAATGGACCTAAAACTAATTCATTCTTTTTTAGAAGATAAAAGCCACACCAGTTTATTTCATCAAAAAAAGCTGAGATAAAAGCTGAAGCATTAGCAAGGTTAGCAATTGGATCACTTTCTTTAGAAAGATATCCTTCAATTTCACTTAAGAAAGCTGAATATTTTTCTTTAAAACTTAAATTTTTGTAAAGTTCTGCATTAAAAGCCATAATACCTCCATTATTTAGTTAAAAGTCTGCAATTTTTATATTCTTCATTTAGACTTATTCTGTAAGTACAAGTTCCAGAAAGTTTTTTACATTTAATAGAAACATATCTATCATAATCTATTCCAATAGATTCATTACAGTTTAAAACTGGAAATTTTTCTATATAACTTTCTTTTTCCTTCATTGTTATTAAATATTTTTCCATATTAATTCCTTTCAATATAATTTTAAATCTGAATATCCTAATATTTTTCGATATCTCTGCCTAATTGAAAAATAAGTCAGTCCTACACCTATATATAAAAAAGCTGCAATAAGAAAAGCTTTCTTTTTAAATACATAAAAAGTTTCTATTCCAAAAAAGCCTCCTGCCATAAAAGATAAAATGGTAAATAAACAGAAAAATACTTTCCATTTATCTTCAGTTTTTCCTTTTATACAATGTCCTATATAT includes:
- a CDS encoding GAF domain-containing protein is translated as MAFNAELYKNLSFKEKYSAFLSEIEGYLSKESDPIANLANASAFISAFFDEINWCGFYLLKKNELVLGPFCGMPATTRIQIGSGVCGTAVERKEKIVVENVCEFPGHITCDVRSKSEVVIPLIKDEKIYGVLDIDSAVYSRFSPEEVAILEKVTAIINKYTDYEKII